agggtaaggtcttctcaagaaccactgagccagaataaagcagaaatttacatgaaagcttcctgacatagtggaaattcaaatttgttaaaatcatgacccctgggggtagggtggggtcacaattggggatcaaattttttccTGTTGggatattgggaaaatctttaaaagtcttcttctcaagaaccactgggccagaaaagttaacatttacataaaagcttcctgacatggtgtagattcaagtttgttaacatacGGCACCCAGAGTTAGGGTGGGGGCACAATAGGGaaacaaagatttacatacaaatttatagggaaaatctttaaatatgggccaaggtgagcaatgtggcccatggaccactTGTTGTTAAACACTGTACAATAAATGAATTGACTATTAAATTATTACCTAAATCCAACTatacttgttttaaaatatttaaatttacattaatttacttaatgtttttaaatttgtctTTACAGATACATCTAAAATCAGGACCAATATTTGAGAGAGATGACAGCAGTTGCTCCTGTCCAATTGGAACCTCTGGTGCATGTGGTCACATTACAGGTCTTTTGTATACTCTTGCTCATATGAAAACAACTGGAATGCTGGTTATTCCAACAGATGTAGCAAAAACCTCACTTCCACAAACATGGCATGTACCAAGAGGGGAAAAGGTAGCAGGGAGCTCCATTGACAACGTTCGAGTGTTAGGTTTTGATATGAGGAACCCATATGTGCCACCTAGAGGAATTCGAACAACATTATACAACCCTATTGAAAATGTGTCCGAACTACCTTTACAGGAATTGTGTGATAACCTTGAAGAAGTTGACGACACCTGTATGCTTTTGAGCGTGGTAAATTTAGAACGTCAGGAGAAAGTTGTAGACACGAAGTTTGGCAAATTCCCCAAGGGGAGTCCACTTGCAGTGCAGCAAAAAATGAACAGTAATTTAATTCTGAATATATTGGATGCTGATGACTTTCCTAAATTACCATCTCAAAATGTGATGATTAACAATATATCTACTGTGTTATCTGAAACAAAACACTTGAAAACTAACTCATTAAGTGTCACTACTGATGAGGCTTCAGAGATAGAATCTCTGACTCAGTTACAGTCCCAGGATCCCAAATGGCACAGGATTAGGCTTGATAGGATAACGGCATCTATTGCTGGTTCCATTGTCAAAAGGAGAAAAGGTAATTATGTGAAAAATGTATCGgcttgatacatgtaatgaacaTTACTACATTTCAAATAAGATTCtgcatttttaatttgatatgtaCACTTAAAATACAACATGTTTAATTCAACGAAATAGacaagatcatgaattattattcTAGAGAACAATTgtatatatagtacaatgtaaAGTTCAATTTTCTTGTATGTCTTAAATTTGTAGCCCTTAGTGGTGCCTTAGCTTAGCTTGTTTAGTTAATTGACCAATAACTACAAATTAAAGACATTGAAcaacttcttttcaaaaacaaattttcaaacaatgcTGTTTTTGGTATAGACTATGACCCCTTGGTGGAACGACTAAGGACTTCCAGATCTGTGGTGACAGCCAATATGAGACATGGGATAGCATGTGAGCCTACAGCAGCTGAAGCATTTGTAGCAGTAAGAACTCTTACAATATATGTTTTcatgtatttgataataaatgcaGGCACAGATATTTGTTAGAATAACTAGTCCACTTATTATATGTCCAGTTGTAAATACCTTAGGCATTTAACccaaagaaaactaaatgcataggtctatacatgtatatcaatttgataaatacataaattataaataaatacacaaaatttacaagatcttttgaatataaataatattgtCATAATTTGAGGTCTTTGGATATGTGTTTTGAATAAAGCACCaatgtattgatgaaatatttcatgtaaaaaaaaaaaatcatacaaataaataaaacatatataagagtcagcaatattttaaaactatgtTCTACTACTTTCTGTATTTTCAGAGGATGAATGACAATGTCAACATTTATCCCT
Above is a genomic segment from Ostrea edulis chromosome 3, xbOstEdul1.1, whole genome shotgun sequence containing:
- the LOC130046499 gene encoding uncharacterized protein LOC130046499; protein product: MSDLAECTKSVGCATRDLSIVPLITFGFVEETIKTLNKSEGCKEVSKGYKYFSEKYISDIRVYKLDDGCVVKARSYRSQKKNESPHTIEIHLKSGPIFERDDSSCSCPIGTSGACGHITGLLYTLAHMKTTGMLVIPTDVAKTSLPQTWHVPRGEKVAGSSIDNVRVLGFDMRNPYVPPRGIRTTLYNPIENVSELPLQELCDNLEEVDDTCMLLSVVNLERQEKVVDTKFGKFPKGSPLAVQQKMNSNLILNILDADDFPKLPSQNVMINNISTVLSETKHLKTNSLSVTTDEASEIESLTQLQSQDPKWHRIRLDRITASIAGSIVKRRKDYDPLVERLRTSRSVVTANMRHGIACEPTAAEAFVARMNDNVNIYPCGICVSPWSPWLAASPDRKVYCPSLTPCYGLLEIKCPVNPLSQCVYLNKDENGFKLKRTHNYFHQIMMQLAVTGLEWCYLFVWTSNESHLELITFDSSRWQEMKDKLDMFYFDHYLKG